A region of the Sarcophilus harrisii chromosome 3, mSarHar1.11, whole genome shotgun sequence genome:
ttttaaatctttgaagaaCAAGTTATACAAAAGATATGTAGAAATCAATGACTTTGGGGGCACAGAtagaaattgctttccagaatgctaAAATAATTAATAGTTCCATTAAAAGTACAATAATGTGACAGTTACCTTATATCCCCTTACACATTtcactatttctctcttttctggtGATTATGCCAATCTGATGGGTGAGAGGTTGTAATTCAGAATTGGTATTCTTTTTATTACCATATTTATTTgccattttgaacattttttcataagCCTAAAGATACCTTGAATTTCTTATCTTGATAACTTTCTAATTaaattctttgacaatttatcacaTGGATAATGGCactagtttttaaaaacataaaacaattttataatttggaaataaaaccttttttaaaagaagcataataaaacaattttccagttaaCTCTTTGGCTTCTGATCTTAGTTCCATTGGATTTGTGTGGggcaaaaaaagatttaaattttaaataaccaAAAATTTCTGTATTAACTTCTTTTCTATATGCTTTCTTTGGTCATGGATTCTTTTCAATGctcaaaaataaattcttcctaAGGCCACAAGATTTTATACCTTAAATATGTATCTATTTGGAGATCATATTAATAtcaattcataataataataaaatcagatAAATAACCTATTTCTATCAAGTTGATGTCCAGTTTTCTCAATATAACttgccttatttttttcatttttttattgctctactttttgaaaatttatctgaatttttctcatttatctaaATGATTTGTTAGTTCTTAGAGGAACTGCTTATGATGTTGGGGAGTGAACTAGGAGCTTGTAGACAGCTGCTGTGGTGGTTTAAATGTGGTGATAATTCTGAATGGAAAGAGGATGAAATCAATGGTATAGCTCCTGATGCCCTCAGGCCCAGATACAACAAAGCTGGTAAAAGCCTAGGTAATTGAGACATTGCTAGCAATAGACTGAAATATTCAGAATTTCCTAATatcattacaaagaaaataaaaaggtaggTTGACCAAAAATGGACCTTCATATGACCAAGGAAATACTTCTTTGGAAAATTTCCAATTCCTCTTTAAGGTTGGTAGAACCATACATATTCTTTGTCCCTGATAATCTCCCTCTTACTGCAGGTGGTTTCTCAGACACTATTATCAAGTCCTGGCTTTTATGTTTGCCATAGAAGAAATCAACAGGAACCCAAATCTCTTGCCCAACATTTCTTTGGGATTTCACATCTACAATACTTATCACAATGATGAGAGGATCTTGGAGAGTTCCCTCATGTGGCTGTCAGGCCAGGGACAGACCATTCCAAATTACAGCTGTGAGAGGCAGAGAAAGTCTGTAGTGGTCATTGGAGGAGCCACTTCTGAACTGACTTTCTCCATGGGAACTCTGCTGGAGCTCTATAAGCTCCCACAGGTAGGAAATCAGAGGTTTAATTTAACTTATGCTGGTTGGAGGGCAGAGGCAGGCCTTTGAGGATCTGCCAGTTGAAATACAAATGTCAAATACCTTTGGggaattctggtttctaatttaCCTTTCTATTGATTCTCAGAGATGAAAAAGGTAATACAGAGTTTGAGGACATCAGATTTATTAGCTTCATCATGTAGGATGTAGCACATTTTGAttaagagactttaaaaaatcatgaaattgaaactttaaaatatttattatttatgtaatatatacaagTCCTTAGATTCAATCAAACATACATGGTAATAAAAATACAGAACATGCTTACACCTGTTTCAATGAGGGCAGGTTTGATGAAGGAGATGACCCTTGAGTGGAGTTCTGTACTTTACCAGGCAGAGATGAAGAATGAGTCGATTTTAGATAGAGGGGGGTGAGGAGACTAGGTTCacatggggtggggtgggagaatCTTTTGTACAGGTAActcattaaaactgaaaaatagtcaTGTTTGGTTCCTTTACAGATCAGCTATGGTCTCTTTGATCCACTCATAAGTGACccacttcagtttccttctgtttATCAGATGGCCCCCAGTGACACCTCTCTTCCCCTTGGCATGGTCAGGTTAATGCTGCATTTCAAATGGACCTGGGTGGGCCTTGTTGCCTCAGATGATTCAAGAGGTGAGAAATTCCTCAGGGACCTTCAAGAAGAAATGGCCAGAAATGATGTCTGTGTGGCCTTTATAGAAAAGATCACCACTAGAAAGTCatcaaatgaaaatttatatcAATATTTTGTACTCAACATACATGTTTCTTCAGCAAATGTGTTTGTCATTTATGGAGATACAAATTCACTTCTGAGCCTGGTGTTTATGGAAAATCCTGATTTCACTGCAAGAAAAGTGTGGATCACTACCAGTCACTGGGATATTACCAAAAAACCTGGTTATATCTATTTTGATAATTTCCATGGGGCTCTGATATTTTCAGATCAGACAAGTAAGATTCCTGGGTTCAAAGATTTTCTGAAAACTGTTAACCCTGCCAGACACCCAGAGGATATTTTCCTTAAGAACTTTTGGAACTCAGCTTTTGGATGTCCCCATATACATGGGAAGGAAGATGAGGGAGTCTGTTCACCAAATGCATCTTTAGATACCCTGAGTTTGAGCTCTTTAGAAAACATGATGTCTGACCAGAGTTACACTGTCTACACTGCTGTGTATGCTGTGGCCTGGGCCCTTCATGAGATGTTCTTAGTGAGATCAGAAATGGAATTCAACATAGATGGAGACAACAGGGTTGTTCCCCCCCAGAAGGTAAGGTTCCCCTCTTCATAACAGTGATACCCAAATCTCTGATTCTCGACTTGCAATAtttagaaaagagataagggattACTAACTCAGCTCACATCTTTTTTCAGTGAGGTAGCTCTGCACAGCAGACTCAGGATATTTTAGCTCATTTCTTGTCATTTCAGAATTAGGATCACCTCTGagggatgtagctcttttcaacaatgaagtgatacagatcaattccaatagacttgtgatggagagagccatttgcattcagagagaattatggggactgaatgtggatcacaacatagtattttcctctttttgttgttgtttacttgcttttgttttctctcatatttttctttttcatctgattttttttgtgcagtgtgatgtgtggaaatatgtatagaattggaCACacttaacatattttggattacttgctgtgtggGGGAGAGAAacaggggagaagggagggagaaaattttgtactgaaatggacaaaagactggccccctcatccctggatcaaggggcctcaggcttataggaaaatgttgcttaaactaaattaagggaagtgttTTTTACAAAGTGCTTGATGTTCAGACAGAATGTTTGCCTCACAATATCAGACATCCTGTAAGCTCCCCAGCATCCCCCTTCTCGAGCGAGAAGTCGAGTCACTGTTGTAACTACAAGGCAGAACAAGAATTACTTATAGGCCTTTCTCTACTTGGGTTTGAGGTGGATCTCTGCTGAGAGTCCATCCCGGCCATCCCGGCCATCCCGGCTGGTATAAACAAGAAATGATTTCCAAATTACAAACACCTTGGctgtcctgaattttattgcctgggctatttcactactacaagattttgcaagggtgaatgttgaaaactatttttgtttgtatttttaaaataaaaagctattattaaaaaaaaataattaagatcaGTTCAGATCCCTGTGACAGGATGCAGGAGTGAGAATCGAGATTAACTGGTTCCTGGGGGTCTTTGACAAAGAAGATGTCAGACAAGGACAGAAGCATCAGCACTACAGTTACCAGGCCTCCACCAGAGGATGAGGAAGTCAGGGACATTTATGTTAACCTGGCAGTTTTAGCTATTCCATGGCAGCCTAGTAAAATGGAGAGAACTCTTGTCTAGTCAGACAAGTTCGATTAAATCCTGCATCTGAAAATTATTCCTCAGATGCCATTGAATAAGAGAATTTATTTTCCTAGGAAATAAAGCTGAATGAaatagcctctgaggtcctttccagctttatagcttttttctttttttttcttttgcaaggcaataagagttcagtgacttgcccagggtcacacacaatTGTCTGAAGCTactttaaactcaggttttccagactCCAATCCAGTCTCTAGCCATTGCATCACCTGGTTGATCCTTTCAATGTAAAGTTTAACATAGAATGCTAAATCTCAAAAGAAGGATTTATATATTGACTTTTGTAAAAATATACACTCCTTCAGAACAGGGATTGCTCTTATTTTAAGTTTAGTCTCCCACACTAGCATGATGTCTGGGCTACTTGGAAGGAACTTAATAGTGCTTCTTGAGTGAAAATCATCTTAACTGtccttttagctttttatttcttctgtctcCCACTCATCATTTATTGAGTTACTAACCAATCAACAAATAGGCATTTAGAATGGTtctaccaaaagaaaaataatatgacatACAATAGAGataggaactcaaaatttaagaaaaactcATTCATCTCAAAAACTTAACCCTAGAAGAGGCAAcacaaaaatgtgtgtgtgtgtgtgtgtgtttgtatgtgggggtgtgtatatatagatatatatatatatgcatatttttatggagacatataattacatatgcatttattgtaaatatgttttaaaaataaatgcttcatatattatatacatacacaatatttTACCTGtatgtacaaattatatatatatgtgcaaaataaatatgaaaatatataatacaaaaatataaatactaataaatataagaatattagGGAAAGAAGCCAAATATcagcaaaataatcttcctaaagaacTATACATTTTGTCAATATGTTTCAATAATTgtttatgtttaacatataaagTATTGCTTATtgttttggggagaagggagaacagtgagagggagaaaaatttggaacacaagattttgcaaaaataaatattgaaaactctctatttggaaaaaataaaacacaaactaaAAAAGCATCTTAACATGGCCCTCTCCTAACCCAATATGATAATATACTCATGGTCAGGAaccataaataaatttttatatcttctaGAAGAAAATCTCCTCAGCATGGAATTAAAGTGCTGTAAGGTGTAATCATAGCTTTCCAATCTAATTTCACACTATAcctatttaacattttatgtttCAGCAAAATTCCCAACTGGATGTACTCTGAATTAGGATCATATCATGCAACTCCATAATTTTACACAGCCTCTTAAGCCTAAGATCCATTGCTTACTCACTCCTGGCTCATAGCATCTTTAGCTCCCTATAGGTTCAGATTCTGTGCTCTCACTTAAAaatctttgctttgcttttcataTCAGATAATATaggtaaaaaaattatatatggaaAATGCATTGCATATAaagaatgctatataaatacttggTCTTTCCCTTCTGTTGTGgtagtattttcttcttcatggaatcatactgtatttatttttctgattaaatgATCTATTATCCAgaggaatgtaagctccttgaaaacaaggatttatcaattttattttatatcttaaggACCCAGCTGAGTGccttaaattaataaatgattataaaaGGCTGTACTGAAAGCAGTCTAATTAATTATAGGGGTGAACTCCCACCCTACCAACTCTAATCAATACTATATGCTCTCTTTCTGTACCTTCAATCCTAAATCCACTCTCATCAAACAGAGAAAAGGCCTTTTTCAGCAGGTTGAAAAATTCCTACTTCCAGCTTGAAATTTGGCCCAGGCTTCTAGCTTGGAGAGAACAGTTGGCTTTCTGGTTCTGTTATCCAAATTATTAGCAATCTATCATAATTctgtaataaatgaaaaattttaggaTTGTACAATCCTTCCTCGGTGCAAGgcattgaagaaaatgtaaataggaaagaaactagaaagcATCCCTGAGAGAATCTAGTGGTAACCTTTCAACTAATTTTCTTCACTTTCAGCTCCATTCCTTTCTGAAGAACCTCCAGTTTAATGATAGTGCTGGGAACCCGGTGGTCTTGGATAAGAAGAGGAACTCTGTAGCAAACTATGATATTCTCAACTATGTGGCCTTTAGAAATGATACTGAAGTCCTGATAAAAGTGGTCGAGTTTATTCCTCAAGCTCCACTTGGCCAAGATTTAACCATCCAAGAGAAGGTCATTACATGGCCCAGatggaataaaaaagtaaatgattaaAATGTTGGTTTTATGAAATCTATAAGAAAATAGCCTGTCACAATAGTTACTAGCACTTTCCAGCTTAGGATATATTCCACAAAATCTGCTTGAAGGAAACGGCTTAGAAATCAAGGTATTTGGTGTGCAATGGATTATGATCATTAGCATTTTTCCCTCCCCAGAAGATTTTTAAATCTTGTAATTAACAAACTACCACTCCAAGACTGTGGTTCTTGTCCAGTCACTCAGTCTTATCCAAGTATTTGTGACCCCATGAACTATAGAACATCAagcccttctttcctcccctaccTCTCAAGTTGGACCAGTTCTAGACTTTTTTGCATGacattatttatccatttcatcctctgcaatccctttctccttttgaCTTAATATTTCATGATGTCAGGGATGCTTCTAATGAATCTCTAAGTATGTAGCTTCCCTTCATTATTTGAAATTCCATGTAAATAAATGCAATTAAGTTTTTAAGTATTGACCAATTTGATCTTTTTGCTGAACCAAAGACTTTCAAAAATCTTCTCTAGCATCATGATTCAAAAATGTCTTTTCCATAGTGCTGTTTTCTTAAAAGTTCCACTGACAAAGTAATATACTGTTCCTGGGGAAAAATACAACTGTATCTATTCAGACTTTTGCTAAGAAGATAATAtatctgctttttagtatgctgtctaGATTTTCCTTTCCAAGCAGGAAACCTCTTTTTATGTCATCCCAGTGGTCACCATCTGTAGCAATTTTTGAGGCAAGCACATAAAATGTGTTAGTGCTTCCATTTTTATCCccttatttgaaaagaaatgattgaaCTAGTTATAAAGATCTTGAGTTTTTAGTTAGTTTGATTGGTTTTGTTGAGCTTCAAGGGACTTTTCTTGCTACAATCAAGAGGCATCTTAATTCTGCTTTCCTTTATGTCATCAGAAAGGCATTGTCTAAATAACAGATCTTTGAAATTTCTCCTGAAAAACTTGATTCCAGCTGTTGTTTCATCCAATCAGGCATTTTTCATAACTTGTagtacatataaattaaataaataaggagaaAGTATACAACCTTATCATAATCTTTTTCCAATCTGAAAGCAATCAGTTGTTGCATGTTTAGatttatcttttgcttcttgGTTCACATTCATGTTTCTTGGGCTGCAGTAGGATGATAtggtactcccatctctttgaggacttcCTACATATGTTATGAGTAGTATGATCAATGGAAATGAAGCAAACATTCTATAGTTGATTTTCCAGGGACCTTCTGCCATTACCCATAGTTCATGAATCTTGGCAATTTGATCTCtaattcctctttctcttttgaaaacCAGTCTTCTCTTCTGGTAATTCTGTACTTGCTGTTGCAACCTTacttgaaagattttaaatataaCCTTACCAACATGTGCCATGAATGCAGTTGCTCAGTGACTTGAATTGGAATTCTCCATCTTTAGAACTGATCTTTTCCACTTATGTCCACTATTGTGTTGTTCAAATTGTCTGTCCTACCGTGTGCAGCTTTTTAAGAGCCACatctttcagaattttaaatagcTTGGCTAGAATTGTATTATTTTCCCTCGCCTTATCATTAGCAATGCTTACTAgggcaaatattatttcattctccaGAATACCTGGCTCTTAAGAACAGCCACAACATCATGGTTGTTGGTGATGTTAATACCTTACTTATATAGTTCCACTGTGTTCTACTTCTATTAAATAcctaaacattttgttttttatcatgtcCATATTTGCATGAAACTCTCCGTTAGTAGCTcaaattttcttaatgaaatctTTTACCTTTCCCAttctatgttttcttctatttctttgcattggtTCTTTATGAAAACCTCACCCGGGTTGTTTTGATACTAATAGCATCCTCTCTTCTACAGTTGAGAAGAAATATAAGTCCTAAAGGCTTTAGTTATGTGGGTCCCTTTTGCAAAGAAATTGATTTAAACTCTGTCAGAATGACTGTCTCAAAAGCTTTTGGCTACTTCCCTGTGCAGCCTCCTCAGTCCAGATGCAGTAAAATCTGTGGTCCTGGATTTCAGAAGAAAGCCCAGGAGGGAAGGCCTGTCTGCTGTTTTAACTGTGACCCCTGCCCAGAGAGGCACATTTCCAACCAGACAGGTAAGTCTAGGAGGACACTTGTTCTCCTGCAGCAAACATGAACATAGGGTAACCAAGCAAAACTGAATGGATCTCCCATTTACAGTAAGGCACAGGCAACTTATTACCCATGGAATATGGTATCCAGAGATCAAGGGAAGTGTAGAAGAAAGGtcagaaaaatcaagaatattttcttaatttttttattaaagctttttatttacaaaacatatgcatgggaaaatttttccaattgcttagatctggctttatttgtgtggaaagtgttttatagttttgctcatatagtttctgactttcccttggcagatagcttcccaaatattttatactagtgacagttattttaaatggaatttctctttgtatctcttgctgttggattttattagtgatgtgtaagaatgctgatgatttatgtggatttattttgtatcctgaaactttgctaaagttatggattgcttctaatagttttttagttggatctctagggttctctaagtataccatcatatcatctggagtgataatttggtttcctcatgacctactctaatttctttaatcttttttctactcttattgccaaagctaacttttctattacaatattgaatagtaatgataatagaaggcaaccttgtttcaccgcTGATCTTATTGCAATGGTTTCAGTTTGTCTCcactacatatgatgcttgctgttggttttaaatagatactactgacttgtttaaggaaaagtccatttattcctatactctctagtgttaatagaaatgggtgttggattttatcaaatccaaCATCATCAAAATCCAAAGCATCAAAATagatgctttttcttcatctattgagataatcatatagtttttgttaatttggttactgatataatcaattatggtAGTATTAAACCAGCTCTACATTCCTAGTAGAAATTCTACTTGGTCaaggtgtattatcctggggatagttttctgtaatatctttgctaatgttttattttagatttttgcatcaatattaattagagagattggtctctattttcctttatcttttttcttcctgcttgGATTAGGTatcaccatgtctgtgtcataaaaggaatatggGAGAAatacttcattccctatttttccaaatagtgtaTATAGTCCTGgaggtaattgttctttaaatgttttgtagaattcacatgtgaaccTATCTGAtccttgggattttttcttaggaagatgattaatagcttgttctatttctttttttttaatggaactatttcagtaatttatttcttcttctgttaatctgggaaatctatatctTTGTAGGTATTTCTCTGTTTCagttaggttgtcaaatttattggcataaacttgcccaaagtaactcctaattattgctctaatttccacTTTATTGTTGgataattctcccttttcattttttagactgacaatttgattttcctctttcctttttctaataaaattaaaggtttatctattttattgggttttttttttcataaaccaactcagttttatttattaattcaatagtgtttttacttt
Encoded here:
- the LOC100921161 gene encoding LOW QUALITY PROTEIN: vomeronasal type-2 receptor 26-like (The sequence of the model RefSeq protein was modified relative to this genomic sequence to represent the inferred CDS: inserted 3 bases in 2 codons), whose amino-acid sequence is MFWFHPQYNQKDYKWFLRHYYQVLAFMFAIEEINRNPNLLPNISLGFHIYNTYHNDERILESSLMWLSGQGQTIPNYSCERQRKSVVVIGGATSELTFSMGTLLELYKLPQISYGLFDPLISDPLQFPSVYQMAPSDTSLPLGMVRLMLHFKWTWVGLVASDDSRGEKFLRDLQEEMARNDVCVAFIEKITTRKSSNENLYQYFVLNIHVSSANVFVIYGDTNSLLSLVFMENPDFTARKVWITTSHWDITKKPGYIYFDNFHGALIFSDQTSKIPGFKDFLKTVNPARHPEDIFLKNFWNSAFGCPHIHGKEDEGVCSPNASLDTLSLSSLENMMSDQSYTVYTAVYAVAWALHEMFLVRSEMEFNIDGDNRVVPPQKLHSFLKNLQFNDSAGNPVVLDKKRNSVANYDILNYVAFRNDTEVLIKVVEFIPQAPLGQDLTIQEKVITWPRWNKKPPQSRCSKICGPGFQKKAQEGRPVCCFNCDPCPERHISNQTDADRCVQCPEDQYPNQERNQCLPKVVTFLDYEEPLGIALVSLAACLSLLTVLVLWVFVRYKNTPIVRANNXDFSYILLTSLFFCFLCSLLFIGRPTTAHCLLRQTTFAVMFTVAISSILAKTIIVVLAFRAXRPGSRSRKWMGSRAPISVVLFCTLIQVLLCSTWLLLSPPFPEADTHSDHKYIILGCNEGSLLAFYFVLGYMGVLALASFAVAFFVRNLPDTFNEAKFITFSMLVFCSVWITFLPMYQTTKGKMMATVEIFSILSSSTGLLACIFIPKCYVILLQPHRNTGKTLKNNVNS